The following nucleotide sequence is from Cucumis melo cultivar AY chromosome 1, USDA_Cmelo_AY_1.0, whole genome shotgun sequence.
GCTAAAAGCTCCTTAAACCATGTGCAAAATCTTCCTAAATCACCTATAATTGGTTTAGGATTAATCATTTTAAGTTTGGAAGTTGCAAGATATTTGTGAAATATTTGCGAGATAAAAGAAATAGTATCTAAAGACTCTATAAAATCAGTGTAAAATCACCTAAAATAGGTATAGAAATGCTTTGAAATTGGGTATTTTCAAGTTTAAAACTCGTGAGATGTTTGTGAGGTAAAAAAAATAGTAGTTCCCATGATGTGTAAAATCATGCTAATTTTTTCCATATTAGTTAAGAAATCATAAGCTCAGTTAAAAAAAAACGACTTTAAAGAATTCCTCCATAAAAAACTTCAATAgcatataataataaataaaacgAACTAAATTAACATTTACCAAATAACACGACAACTTGATCAAAAGTGGCAAGAAAGATTAAGAGTAAGTTTGAAAGAATACGTTTaataaatgattaaataaataagCAAGTAAATCAAGGGTTCGGGTACACACCTATATTCAATTTCACATAAacagataaaataaaataaaataatcataaaCCTAAATGTTTTGTTCTAAAATTTAAACCAAAGAGATGAagcaaaaaatatataaaaatgttgAAGCGTACAATAAATCATATCCAAATTTAACTAGATAAGTTAATGTAACacaattaaaaaatatcttatctaaccataaaaagtaaaaaacaatCTTAACTTATTATTTGTTCAAACttattatttgtttatatttatgaCATGCTTAAAAAAGAGATGGAAAAAATTTGATGGAAACTTAGAACAGAAAAGTGGTAAGAGTAGAAAATCAATATACATTTATTTCAAGAatgtattttaataattaaaataaataatttttaagaGAAAATAGTTTAAAAGAGGATGGAGAGAAGTGAGTGGAAGAAGATAGCAAGTGGAGGAAGGGAGCGAATTTGTTGTACGAAAGGGAGAAATTTTCATTTAAGGGTAAATGGGACTTTTTACTTATATTTTGTCCGAAGTCTACCGATGAATCCAAAAACCCGAGagcaccttcgaagattgattATATTTGGCAATTTTCCGAATAATTTCAGTTTTCATTAATTCGAAGTTCCCTTCTATTCTCTCAATTTCTCCCCTCTCCCTTCCTCCGCCAGCCACTTCAACCTCACTTCCCAAGTTGCCACTTCCATCCGTTCCAAACGTAGAAACGATTTCAATTCCTCCAAATTCAGTGGTTCCAAACAGGAGTTCAACGCAAGCAATCCTTCCATCACTCAACCATTCATGTGAATTTCAAGATGGTGTGTATCCCACATTATTCTAACTTGTTCTAATTCTTCATAGCCGAATGATTTTGATTATATGTGCCTACAACTTTTGATTTGTTTGTACTTCATATGGGTTTCCAATAATCGCTCTGCCTCGAATTTGTTGTTCCATATTGACGCTTGCCATTATTGATTTCCCCGTCTCTGTTTCACTGATGGGTTTAGGTTGGTACATGTGAAGCAATAGCTTCGGGTGGAACTATCTCATCAAGTGATTTTTACAAGGCTGCTTCTGCTTTTATTCATAGATGGAAACTTATCAATTCTGATTTTCCTTCATGGTCATGGGTTCCATATCAGAAATTACGGTGGATTAGTTCTGATGATAAAGTgaagtttttttcttctttggttACGATACCTCTACTTTCACGTTGCTCAGAGATGAGATATTGTTGTTTCTTAACATATgtatacatatgtatatataaatgcCTTTTTATATGTTAGTAGGTTGACGGATACTTATCTTTGGAGAAAATATGCCTTCTGAGACCACAAGAGGTCTGCTTCATCCATTTTTATTGCCcttttttgttcttcttctGCAATATTATTGTTCTTCGTTGTTTCGTTTATTATGTTTTCAACAGAACGAGCAGGAGAAAGGAGGGTGTTTAGAGGAAACAGATATTGATGGGGCTGGCAACAACAACGAGTATCTTGATGAAGCTACATTAGTATGTGCTTTCTGTAATTGATGTTTTTGTTTGTGGGAACTATACTTCTTTCATTGTGTGATATCTGCTATATATTTGTTAACCGGattctctctttttctcaaGGTCCCACCCCCAAGTGACCAAGAAGTACATTACTATGATTTTCACATTCTGCACTGTGCATCATATAGTGTTCCAGTGCTATACTTTCGAGCTTACTGTTGTGGTATGCAATTTTGAAAGTGGCCTAACAAATGAGTTTTATTGATTTAGAAAAAAGAATTGATGCAAATTGGAACACTAAGTTTTTAATTACTAGTTATCTTGCAAATAAATAGAGTGATTTGTACTAATGTGATGTTTGGTTATCTGACCTTGCTAATTCCTGTAGTTATTCTAAAAATGTGATTTAGTGTGACTTGCGTTTCAAATATGCTATAATATGGTCGTACCAGATATATCAAGTGTTAGAATTTTGTTCCTAATATGAAGTATTTAAGCCCATTCAGTATACTAATTTTATAATCTGTACAGATGGACAACAGCTGATGtttgaagaaattgaaaaggATCTCCCATCACAGTCTGTAGATACATtattgaattcaaaatggaCATTTATTACTCAGGAGGTACAACTTTTCTTAGTCAACTTTCTTGGCATTTGATTCTAGGTGCACAAAGCTTAAATTGGGTCTCATTGGAAGATAGAGAAATATtctatactttttttttcttttcacatttTACTATCCAAACAACATGAACATTTGTAAATTATTGTACTCATCAGTTTCTGTAAATAGCAACTGTTACATGATATGATACAGCCACAGAAAATGATAGTATCAGTGCTTTGAAGGGACTGTATGTTATTCAGAGTGTCTTTTCAGTATCTTCTGATTGAAAATAAGAATGCAGGATGCTgttcttttccttttgttttttcattGTGTCCAGTTTGAAAAATTGCAATTCATAGAATTAGTCATATAATTAGTTGTGGGTATGGATTAATCTCAGGAGCATCCATATTTAAACAGACCATGGTTCAAATTACATCCTTGTGGAACCAGTGAATGGATGAAGCTACTCTTTCTTAGTGATGCTTCTTGGTTCAATAATGAAATAGCTATTGAAAGATATGTTGCCTCATGGCTCTCAGTTGTGGGGCAAGTAGTTGGCTTGAGGATTCCTATGGAATTGTTGAAAGAAGTCAGTGGCAGTCAGCTTTGATTCTGGAGTTCATCAGCATTTCAGCAGCCTTGGGTAAGTTTGGAGAGTGCTTTTAGCCATAAAGGCCACATCCCAAAATTTGAACTGTTtcattatataattttattttgaaaaacttTAAAGTATTAGAAGATTGTTTTTAGAAGAAACTTGCAATTGTAAGAGGAGTTCATTGGAAAGATGTTTTATTCTGTTATTTTCAGCGAGGATGACTCATTTTAAGGGCATTGCTCGTGATCTAATTACTGATGGTGGTAATTGGTTTTGATTCCTAGAATTAGAACTCCATGCTCTAGTAGAGAAGTCAAAACCTGCCTGAGATGAGAGATTGGCTTTAGCAAGGGGAGGATATCGCACTGAAAGCGGGGCTGCCAAGATTGATGTGCACTCCTTTTGAGGTCGGAGGCTTTATCCTTCATTTTTTACAATTGAACTAAAAATTATCCATTATCATATATACTATCATTCTTTCAAGTTTTACCATATATCTTGGGATGTATGTATGTACATTTATGCAAATTTAGGTGATAAAGTGAATGTGTAAAGGTGGACAATGTTCATTATGGGAGCTTGTAAATGTCTCCCTAATTTCATGTAAAAGGATTTATGGATAAATTATTAGTTTGTTATAGAATTGTTCGTTATTGGtttatattcttaaaaaaataataataaaaaaataaaaataataataaaaaaaaaaaaaaaaaaaaaaaaa
It contains:
- the LOC103497629 gene encoding ubiquitin-like-conjugating enzyme ATG10 isoform X5; the protein is MVDGYLSLEKICLLRPQEEKGGCLEETDIDGAGNNNEYLDEATLVPPPSDQEVHYYDFHILHCASYSVPVLYFRAYCCDGQQLMFEEIEKDLPSQSVDTLLNSKWTFITQEEHPYLNRPWFKLHPCGTSEWMKLLFLSDASWFNNEIAIERYVASWLSVVGQVVGLRIPMELLKEVSGSQL
- the LOC103497629 gene encoding ubiquitin-like-conjugating enzyme ATG10 isoform X3, with the translated sequence MPSETTRGLLHPFLLPFFVLLLQYYCSSLFRLLCFQQNEQEKGGCLEETDIDGAGNNNEYLDEATLVPPPSDQEVHYYDFHILHCASYSVPVLYFRAYCCDGQQLMFEEIEKDLPSQSVDTLLNSKWTFITQEEHPYLNRPWFKLHPCGTSEWMKLLFLSDASWFNNEIAIERYVASWLSVVGQVVGLRIPMELLKEVSGSQL
- the LOC103497629 gene encoding ubiquitin-like-conjugating enzyme ATG10 isoform X1 is translated as MVGTCEAIASGGTISSSDFYKAASAFIHRWKLINSDFPSWSWVPYQKLRWISSDDKVDGYLSLEKICLLRPQENEQEKGGCLEETDIDGAGNNNEYLDEATLVPPPSDQEVHYYDFHILHCASYSVPVLYFRAYCCDGQQLMFEEIEKDLPSQSVDTLLNSKWTFITQEEHPYLNRPWFKLHPCGTSEWMKLLFLSDASWFNNEIAIERYVASWLSVVGQVVGLRIPMELLKEVSGSQL
- the LOC103497629 gene encoding ubiquitin-like-conjugating enzyme ATG10 isoform X2, giving the protein MVGTCEAIASGGTISSSDFYKAASAFIHRWKLINSDFPSWSWVPYQKLRWISSDDKVDGYLSLEKICLLRPQEEKGGCLEETDIDGAGNNNEYLDEATLVPPPSDQEVHYYDFHILHCASYSVPVLYFRAYCCDGQQLMFEEIEKDLPSQSVDTLLNSKWTFITQEEHPYLNRPWFKLHPCGTSEWMKLLFLSDASWFNNEIAIERYVASWLSVVGQVVGLRIPMELLKEVSGSQL
- the LOC103497629 gene encoding ubiquitin-like-conjugating enzyme ATG10 isoform X4, which encodes MVDGYLSLEKICLLRPQENEQEKGGCLEETDIDGAGNNNEYLDEATLVPPPSDQEVHYYDFHILHCASYSVPVLYFRAYCCDGQQLMFEEIEKDLPSQSVDTLLNSKWTFITQEEHPYLNRPWFKLHPCGTSEWMKLLFLSDASWFNNEIAIERYVASWLSVVGQVVGLRIPMELLKEVSGSQL